The genomic DNA GGCTGCGCCCGAGGTGGTCCTGGCCGTCGACGTCGGCGGCACCAAGATGGCGCTGGCCCTCGTGGACGACACCGGCACGGTGCTCGCCGAGGAGCTGCGCCCGACCCCGGCCGAGGCGGACCCCGAGCGGGTGGTGGCTCCGCTGCTCGACGCGGTGGCCGCCCTCGTCCGTCGCCTCTCGGCCGCCGAGGGGCCGCTGCGGGTCGGGATCTCCTCGGCCGGGCCGTTGGACGCGCCCGCCGGCACCGTCTCACCGGTGAACATCGGCGCGTGGCGCGGCTTCCCGCTGGTCGAGCGCGTGCACGCCGCTATCGCAGCGGAGACGGACCGCCCGGTCGTCGTCGGGCTGGCCAACGACGGCCACTGCTTCACCCTCGGCGAGCACTGGCTGGGCGCGGGGCGCGACGTGGCCTCGATGGTCGGGATGGTCCTCTCGACCGGCGTCGGGGCCGGCGCGGTGCTCGACGACCGGCTCTTCGGTGGGACGACGGGCAACGCCGTGCACCTCGGCCACATCAGCGTGAACGCCTGGGGCGCACGCTGCGTGTGCGGCGGCCACGGGTGCGTGGAGATGTACGCCCGCGGACCGGCCATGGTCGCCGCCGCGCAGCAGCGCGGCTGGACCGGTGGCACCGACGCCAGGGCGCTGACCGCCGACGCCCGTGCCGGCGACCCGGTGGCCCTCGCCGTGATCGACGAGGGCATGCGTGCGCTGGCGGCCGGGATCGCCACGACGGCGACGGAGCTCGACGTGACGACGTTCGTCCTCGGCGGCGGGGTGTCGAAGGCCGGAGAGGTCGTCCTCGGGCCGCTGCGGCGGCACCTGCCCGACTTCGCCGTGCTCCCCTACGTCACCGACCTCGAGGTCAGACCCGCCGTGCTCGAGAACGCGGGGCTCCTCGGCGCCGCGGCGCTCGCCCTGCGCCTGGAGGCCTAACCGGAGCGACGCCCGCTCGGGTCGTCCGGCTCGTCCGGCTCGTCCGACGCTTCGGGGTCGGGCCGGCGGAGCTCCTCGACCCGGACCCAGGTCTCGCCGAGCGGACGCTCGCGCACGGGCCGGTCGCCGATCCACAGCAGCACGAAGGCCGCGAAGGACAGCGCGAGGGCCAGCACCGGACCGAAGACGAGGACGAAGACCAGCGCGAGGGCGAGCACGTCGAGGCCCAGGGCGATCAGCGCGCGCCGGGGGGTGAGCCGGCTGCGCCGGGCCCGCCAGGTCACGTACGCGACCCACGGCACCATCGCCACGAGCGTCACGCCGAGCGCGAAGCCCGACATGCCGCCGGTGAAGGCGCCCGCGACCAGCCGCAGCATCGCCACGAGCCCGATCGCCCCGGTCAGGACGCCGAGCGCGGTCCGCGCGCCGAGGGTGGTGCTCATGGCGCGTCAGCGTACGACCCGGTGGCCGCCCGTCCCGCCTGCGCCGGGTCAGGCGTAGCCGAGCGACTCCTGCAGCGCGCGGACGCGGGCGAGGTCGTCGGCGAACCCGTCGGCCGCGGTGAGGTCGTGCTGGTCGTCGTCGCTCATCACGACGTAGTGGACCGTCTCGACCACGGCGCGCTGCTGGCGGGCGGTGTACTCGTCCCAGTGGGCAAGGATCCGGGCCAGGCCGGCGTGGGCGGCGAAGGCACGGTCGATGTCGAGCCGGTCGTTGCCGTGCAGCGCGCCCTCGAGCATCGCCCGGTGGGCGGTGAGCGTCTCGCGCAGCACGACGACCTCGTCGGTGGTCACGCGCTCAAGGCTAGGGCCGCTGGGCGTCATCTCGACCCTGGTTCGTCCCGGGTCCTCGGGTCGCCCGCCGTTCGGTGCGAGAATGGCGGACCCCGAACGCGGCCGATCAGCATGGCCGGCCGCCGGGGACGCGGGAGCATAGCTCAGCTGGTCAGAGCACCTGCCTTACAAGCAGGGGGTCGGGGGTTCGAGCCCCTCTGCTCCCACCGCGTCATCGGGCTTCCCCGGCCTGAGGGTTTCTGTCATGGTTCGGATGACCCCCGAGCAAGGACACCCCGATGACGCGAGCCCTCAGCACCACGACGCACCCCTCCCCCGCGCTCCACCGACGCCTGGTGGCGGTGGTGCTGGCCGTGCTGCTCAGCCTGCTGATCGCCGCCGCGGGTCCGTCGACGCCGGCCTCGGCCGACGACCCTCCGACCCTGCCCGTGCCCAGCG from Microlunatus sagamiharensis includes the following:
- a CDS encoding ROK family protein, whose protein sequence is MPEAAPEVVLAVDVGGTKMALALVDDTGTVLAEELRPTPAEADPERVVAPLLDAVAALVRRLSAAEGPLRVGISSAGPLDAPAGTVSPVNIGAWRGFPLVERVHAAIAAETDRPVVVGLANDGHCFTLGEHWLGAGRDVASMVGMVLSTGVGAGAVLDDRLFGGTTGNAVHLGHISVNAWGARCVCGGHGCVEMYARGPAMVAAAQQRGWTGGTDARALTADARAGDPVALAVIDEGMRALAAGIATTATELDVTTFVLGGGVSKAGEVVLGPLRRHLPDFAVLPYVTDLEVRPAVLENAGLLGAAALALRLEA